A window from Sphingobacterium hotanense encodes these proteins:
- a CDS encoding LptF/LptG family permease has translation MKKIHLLILQAFIKPFLVTFFIVMFVLLMLFLFKYIDDLIGKGFQWYVILELLSYQCAVQLAMALPLSMLLSSIMTFGNLGESYELVAIKAAGVSLRKAMTPLFVVVALFSAGSFFFSDYILPVVNLKMGSLLYDVRKKKADFFIKPGVFNSTIPGYSIRAKAKSEDGTTLYDMMIYQHQSGGTADNVTFAKEGYVQNSPDNRYMVLKLIDGVRYEDARVKNAKRYDPRQQFTRFRFKETTTKFDMSSFDMNRTDQDLFKSHHQMLNLKQLRLYSDSNHVYIDSLQQVNALEAKRYINLYSSYFQNGKPPASKANIHLDDIATKEQYRMALNNALNQARQVKDLAVNKQMEYAPYKEKDIRYDIEWHRKFTLAVSCLLLFGIGAPLGAIIRKGGLGLPVVMAIIFFLIYHVIATLAEKAAKDASLTPMWGMWMAIIVLTPLAIFLTYKSTTDSKLFDADQYKLKAEALWKRIVAFFNRKKKTDYSKG, from the coding sequence ATGAAGAAAATACATTTATTAATTCTACAAGCATTTATTAAACCATTCTTGGTCACATTTTTCATTGTGATGTTTGTATTATTGATGCTTTTCTTGTTTAAGTATATTGATGACTTAATTGGAAAAGGCTTCCAATGGTATGTTATTTTAGAGCTATTGAGCTACCAATGCGCTGTGCAGTTAGCGATGGCTCTACCCTTATCCATGTTACTATCTTCTATCATGACGTTCGGGAACTTGGGCGAAAGCTATGAGCTCGTGGCTATCAAAGCCGCTGGCGTTTCCTTACGGAAAGCAATGACGCCGCTATTCGTCGTGGTAGCACTATTCAGTGCCGGATCATTTTTCTTCTCGGATTATATATTGCCGGTGGTAAACCTAAAGATGGGTTCGCTGCTTTATGATGTCCGTAAGAAAAAAGCCGACTTCTTTATTAAACCAGGTGTATTCAATAGTACAATTCCGGGCTATTCTATTCGCGCAAAAGCAAAGAGCGAAGACGGTACGACGCTCTATGATATGATGATCTATCAACATCAGTCAGGTGGTACTGCAGATAATGTCACCTTCGCAAAAGAAGGCTATGTGCAGAACTCGCCAGATAACAGATACATGGTATTGAAGCTGATTGATGGTGTTCGTTATGAAGATGCACGGGTGAAGAACGCGAAGCGTTATGATCCGAGACAGCAGTTTACTCGATTTAGGTTCAAGGAAACGACGACTAAGTTTGACATGAGTTCCTTTGATATGAACCGAACGGATCAGGATCTCTTCAAATCACATCATCAGATGTTGAACTTGAAGCAGCTTCGTTTATATTCTGATTCCAATCACGTTTACATCGACAGCTTACAACAGGTCAATGCATTAGAGGCTAAACGTTATATCAATCTTTATTCTTCCTATTTCCAGAACGGCAAACCTCCTGCAAGCAAAGCAAATATCCATCTAGATGATATTGCCACGAAAGAGCAGTATAGAATGGCCCTAAATAATGCATTAAATCAGGCTCGTCAGGTAAAAGACCTTGCGGTGAATAAGCAGATGGAATACGCTCCTTACAAGGAGAAAGACATTCGCTATGATATAGAATGGCACCGGAAGTTTACATTGGCGGTATCCTGTTTGCTCTTGTTCGGTATTGGAGCTCCCTTAGGGGCTATTATCCGTAAAGGCGGTCTTGGCCTACCTGTGGTTATGGCGATTATCTTCTTCCTTATTTACCACGTTATTGCAACGCTGGCAGAGAAAGCAGCGAAAGACGCTAGCTTAACACCAATGTGGGGCATGTGGATGGCTATCATTGTGCTCACGCCGCTAGCTATCTTCCTGACTTACAAATCAACTACCGACTCCAAACTATTCGATGCCGATCAGTATAAACTGAAAGCCGAAGCCCTATGGAAACGTATTGTCGCATTTTTTAATAGAAAAAAGAAAACCGATTATAGCAAAGGCTAG
- a CDS encoding START-like domain-containing protein, translating into MSEKIKLDLEYVLNSSPRILFPYLQEPNELAQWFADDVNYHDGIYEFVWDNESHRAKLVAVKENKSVKFKWIDDDPYFFEIEIVQDELTNDVALSITDYVKEDNLDDRKKIWDNSIGYLQSVIGA; encoded by the coding sequence ATGTCGGAAAAAATTAAACTAGATTTAGAATATGTACTAAATTCTTCTCCTCGAATTTTATTTCCTTACCTGCAGGAGCCAAATGAGCTGGCGCAATGGTTTGCTGACGATGTAAACTATCATGACGGCATATATGAATTTGTATGGGATAACGAGTCACATCGTGCAAAACTCGTTGCTGTCAAAGAAAATAAGAGCGTAAAATTCAAATGGATCGATGATGATCCTTATTTCTTCGAAATCGAAATCGTGCAAGACGAGTTGACAAACGATGTCGCACTCAGCATAACAGATTATGTCAAAGAAGACAACCTCGACGATCGTAAGAAAATCTGGGATAATTCTATCGGATACTTACAAAGCGTTATCGGCGCATAA
- a CDS encoding DUF1963 domain-containing protein: protein MDQKEQIFEIISFTADNREYYPASMEHEDWMPENFVKHTEIEAALGQSRYGGPIIDLPPGVEHPDNLRFAAQLDLSKFSPFDKSGLLPKKGQLIFFAEILNDTGKVIYADVANEQLVRITKEHEDNFYTGILIDQVFADTETFAERYYEPDDEDEETNEDGLVWGYFSGSEKSKIFGIYTNCQLQDEEIKEITFSDKVVLLQIGENGFNDEGVFSVLIPKEDLKNMDFDNCEFVWAQS, encoded by the coding sequence ATGGATCAGAAAGAGCAAATTTTTGAAATCATTAGTTTCACCGCAGACAATAGAGAATATTATCCGGCATCAATGGAACACGAAGATTGGATGCCAGAGAACTTTGTGAAACACACGGAAATAGAGGCCGCGTTGGGGCAATCTCGATATGGCGGACCAATTATTGATCTACCTCCGGGAGTTGAACATCCAGATAATCTAAGATTTGCAGCACAGTTGGATTTGTCAAAATTCTCGCCCTTCGACAAATCAGGGCTATTACCTAAGAAAGGTCAACTTATCTTCTTTGCAGAAATACTCAACGACACTGGAAAAGTGATTTATGCAGATGTTGCTAACGAGCAATTAGTTCGAATCACCAAGGAACATGAAGACAATTTCTATACTGGAATCTTAATTGACCAAGTATTTGCTGATACAGAAACGTTTGCAGAACGCTATTACGAACCTGATGACGAAGATGAAGAGACAAATGAAGACGGTCTTGTTTGGGGCTACTTTTCTGGTTCCGAAAAATCAAAAATATTCGGAATTTATACCAATTGCCAGTTGCAGGATGAAGAGATTAAAGAAATTACATTTTCCGACAAAGTTGTACTTCTGCAGATCGGTGAGAATGGATTTAATGATGAAGGAGTTTTCAGCGTATTGATTCCAAAAGAAGATTTGAAGAATATGGACTTCGATAATTGCGAGTTTGTTTGGGCGCAATCTTAG
- a CDS encoding cadherin repeat domain-containing protein, whose protein sequence is MKIIMKPTLSFSCFIITLSLLFSSCKKDGTSEQKMIQEETSDFKLQFGQDTTLALTPIDNIKGPVDYVLSFDETADIKISESIKLHDKLKDAIQVDWENKKIVIKSGLLYPNSEVSTINGATVPPIYKIKLRAVAKDGKLLAEKLISFVLQKSSVNIQSSNGESLAFIYTLFSDKASSFELHSEATRIAGTSWNAKSKGIDGEAVKIENNKVVFPGTSGSLTQKEEKTYELEPQLLKDGFAVASSKIKFIFIPAIQFVYGTYYPDLNLTVKYNYLIVDLQAGYVSKAPAFYPESYKGKFSIDKIEWNNKPYDDSKGIFSINEDTGIISTKAKNDLQKGSYKLTIKATAKHGLEFTTPMTLVLE, encoded by the coding sequence ATGAAAATTATTATGAAACCAACTCTCTCTTTTTCTTGCTTTATCATCACGCTATCTCTTTTATTTTCATCATGTAAGAAGGACGGTACATCGGAACAGAAGATGATACAAGAAGAAACCTCAGACTTTAAATTGCAATTCGGTCAGGATACAACATTGGCATTAACACCCATTGATAACATAAAGGGGCCAGTGGATTATGTACTGTCTTTTGACGAGACTGCGGATATCAAAATATCAGAGTCTATCAAACTGCATGATAAGCTAAAAGATGCAATACAAGTCGATTGGGAGAATAAGAAAATCGTCATTAAAAGCGGGCTACTGTATCCCAACTCGGAGGTATCGACCATTAACGGCGCTACGGTTCCACCGATATATAAAATAAAGCTGCGTGCTGTAGCAAAGGATGGCAAGTTACTGGCTGAAAAACTAATAAGTTTTGTTTTGCAAAAATCATCGGTAAACATACAGAGCTCAAATGGTGAATCTTTGGCATTTATTTACACGCTCTTTAGCGATAAAGCAAGTTCTTTCGAACTTCATAGTGAAGCCACGAGAATCGCCGGTACGAGTTGGAATGCGAAATCCAAAGGAATTGACGGTGAAGCAGTTAAAATTGAGAATAATAAAGTCGTCTTTCCAGGTACTTCCGGGAGTCTGACACAAAAGGAAGAGAAAACCTATGAGCTTGAGCCACAATTATTAAAAGACGGCTTCGCAGTAGCTTCCAGTAAGATTAAGTTTATTTTTATCCCCGCAATTCAGTTTGTATATGGCACCTATTATCCTGATTTAAATCTTACTGTAAAATACAATTACCTTATTGTTGATCTACAAGCTGGTTATGTTTCGAAAGCTCCTGCATTTTATCCAGAATCCTACAAAGGGAAATTCAGCATCGATAAAATCGAATGGAACAACAAACCTTATGATGATAGTAAGGGGATCTTTTCAATCAATGAAGATACAGGGATTATCTCGACAAAGGCTAAGAATGATTTACAGAAAGGAAGCTATAAATTGACTATCAAAGCAACCGCGAAACATGGCTTAGAGTTTACCACGCCGATGACTTTGGTGTTGGAGTAA
- a CDS encoding TonB-dependent receptor plug domain-containing protein: protein MIIKMILLSIARKYLLLIFLFVSCGLRGQQSLTGDTIKRISIEEVLVEKRLSKYPAGLYIDSLKLKNIQSRTLGETLSSIPGIQNSNYGPYIGMPTIRSLSGSRVGILNNNLSTNNLSGISPNLGVHVDFDNVEAIEIHKSGASVLYGGKAIGGAVNLIDQTIPKHLGGTKLQGGFSAEAGTNSGHKQSVSLAGQIGKHWGWHFGGMNYKNERFKIPGNPKPALAYDNDIDPGTEDLAQVIVDARNVQNVSLYPYLSQYVIEKMKEPDHGLSEEDLYTDKPYSVIGGTQVENPKNDKFIAGQPENTARYVREVYGIRDYHPVEKGTMPNSHGESKSVNLGTSFIKHDLRIGVGIKANEGYFGVPAFAKIEQPEHNHDHGAPAKAPVYSPINTRSLNYEGLFGSVRINRSID, encoded by the coding sequence ATGATAATTAAGATGATACTATTGTCGATTGCGAGAAAATACTTGTTATTAATCTTTCTATTTGTTTCTTGTGGATTGAGGGGGCAACAGTCGCTAACCGGAGATACAATAAAAAGAATAAGTATTGAAGAAGTTCTAGTCGAAAAAAGACTATCCAAATATCCGGCTGGTTTGTATATAGATAGTTTGAAGTTGAAAAATATACAGTCACGCACACTGGGGGAAACTTTAAGCAGTATTCCGGGAATACAAAATTCTAATTATGGACCATATATCGGTATGCCGACTATTCGTAGTTTAAGTGGCAGTAGAGTAGGCATATTGAATAATAATCTTTCTACGAACAACTTATCTGGGATCTCACCAAACTTGGGTGTTCATGTTGATTTCGATAACGTTGAAGCAATAGAAATACACAAATCGGGCGCAAGTGTGCTTTATGGTGGGAAGGCGATAGGAGGGGCGGTAAACTTAATTGATCAGACTATTCCAAAGCATTTGGGTGGCACCAAACTACAAGGTGGCTTCAGTGCAGAGGCCGGGACAAACAGTGGACATAAGCAGTCCGTAAGCCTTGCGGGTCAAATCGGAAAGCATTGGGGTTGGCATTTTGGAGGAATGAACTACAAGAATGAACGCTTTAAAATCCCAGGAAATCCTAAGCCAGCTTTAGCATATGATAACGATATCGATCCAGGAACCGAAGACCTCGCCCAAGTAATTGTTGATGCTCGGAACGTACAGAACGTCAGTCTTTATCCATATTTAAGCCAATATGTAATCGAAAAGATGAAGGAGCCCGATCACGGATTGTCAGAAGAAGATCTATACACCGACAAACCTTACTCGGTAATTGGGGGAACGCAAGTGGAGAATCCAAAAAACGATAAGTTTATTGCTGGTCAGCCGGAAAATACAGCACGCTATGTACGGGAAGTTTACGGAATACGAGACTATCATCCCGTGGAGAAAGGAACTATGCCGAACAGCCACGGCGAAAGCAAATCCGTCAACCTAGGGACAAGCTTCATTAAGCATGATTTAAGGATTGGGGTAGGCATTAAAGCCAACGAAGGTTATTTCGGAGTCCCTGCATTTGCCAAGATAGAACAGCCGGAGCACAATCACGATCATGGCGCTCCGGCGAAAGCTCCGGTCTATTCTCCCATCAATACGCGAAGCTTGAATTACGAGGGCTTATTTGGATCGGTTCGTATCAACCGATCCATAGATTGA
- a CDS encoding TonB-dependent receptor domain-containing protein: MINKVTLNYSYQYGDNRELLDIYKVNQFNSRRHAIRSEVELHSQDFWNSTTGVDYSNLSMLGEGLMHYLPNVGSRETGAFTLHQFKLQAFQLDLGYRHDWIDRHAQADADYKTSRGLAGGTLSPRSFHLNQFSSSVQWHYNILLQFRLSYNHAERAPDVNELYAGNNHFAIITEENGDDKLNPEIANSIEAEAKISYQGFTLVANIYNNNFNNYIYLAHTGLSNPGGFVKKEWRAADTEISGFEMTLQYQKKWDNKQGIQFEGFTDLVKNKNTSDDEMRKWAEGDYMPNLPTSRYGMQVRADIRKVNLNIAYTQFMKQKYLGKNINIEKAMPAYVMLSANIGYLFTLRAYQVTAFVSGNNLLNVEARPQNSPLKYLAPLPGRNLSAGLKIKI; encoded by the coding sequence TTGATAAATAAAGTCACACTCAATTACAGTTATCAATATGGCGATAACAGGGAGCTGCTTGATATCTATAAGGTCAATCAATTCAACAGCCGTCGTCATGCTATTCGATCGGAAGTAGAGCTACATTCTCAGGATTTTTGGAATAGCACTACAGGCGTTGATTACTCCAACTTATCCATGCTAGGAGAGGGGCTGATGCACTATCTACCTAATGTTGGAAGCCGAGAAACCGGGGCTTTTACTCTTCATCAATTCAAGCTACAAGCCTTTCAATTAGACCTAGGCTACAGGCATGATTGGATCGATCGGCACGCTCAGGCTGATGCAGATTATAAAACGTCAAGGGGATTGGCAGGAGGCACTCTTAGCCCAAGATCATTTCATCTTAATCAGTTCTCCAGTAGTGTACAATGGCACTACAATATTTTATTGCAGTTTAGACTTTCATACAATCATGCGGAGCGCGCTCCGGATGTTAATGAACTATACGCCGGCAATAATCACTTCGCCATTATTACCGAAGAGAATGGTGATGACAAGCTTAATCCAGAGATTGCAAATAGCATTGAAGCTGAAGCAAAGATTAGTTACCAAGGATTTACTCTCGTCGCTAATATTTATAATAATAACTTCAACAACTACATCTATTTAGCGCATACTGGACTTTCCAATCCCGGTGGATTTGTCAAAAAGGAATGGCGGGCTGCCGATACAGAAATCTCGGGATTTGAAATGACGCTTCAATACCAAAAGAAATGGGATAATAAGCAGGGTATCCAATTCGAAGGATTTACAGATTTGGTAAAAAATAAGAATACCTCCGATGATGAAATGCGGAAGTGGGCGGAAGGAGATTATATGCCTAATCTTCCGACAAGTCGGTACGGAATGCAGGTACGTGCGGACATAAGGAAGGTGAATCTCAATATAGCATATACGCAGTTTATGAAGCAAAAATATTTAGGTAAAAATATCAATATAGAAAAAGCGATGCCGGCCTATGTTATGCTGTCTGCCAATATTGGCTATCTCTTCACTCTTCGGGCCTATCAGGTTACTGCATTCGTATCAGGGAACAATCTTTTGAACGTAGAGGCGAGACCGCAAAACTCTCCATTAAAATACCTGGCTCCTCTGCCCGGAAGAAACTTATCCGCAGGACTAAAAATAAAAATATAG
- a CDS encoding GNAT family N-acetyltransferase: MEIINNEKNLQFEYHHNDEVARLEYRFYKDNIAMMHTVVPESMKGQGVASALAEQAFAFAKEKKKKVMVYCPFVSKYVKKHPELREQINREYHPNL, encoded by the coding sequence ATGGAAATCATCAATAACGAAAAGAATCTACAATTTGAATACCATCATAACGACGAGGTAGCACGGCTGGAATACCGTTTTTACAAAGACAATATCGCTATGATGCATACAGTAGTGCCTGAGAGCATGAAAGGACAGGGGGTAGCGTCTGCATTAGCTGAACAAGCCTTTGCATTTGCCAAAGAAAAGAAAAAGAAGGTTATGGTATATTGTCCCTTTGTTTCCAAATATGTTAAGAAGCATCCCGAACTAAGGGAACAGATCAATCGAGAATATCATCCCAATCTATAG
- a CDS encoding ABC-F family ATP-binding cassette domain-containing protein: protein MVILQNATYIHPNKDVLFQDLQFTLNKQEKIALIGHNGVGKSTLLKIIAGILPLNSGLLSVDVSPYYVPQLFDAYEHYSIAKALGIAEKIDALQKITEGDASMENFEILNDDWDIEERASYALQEWGMGDLALSVPLSSLSGGQKVKVFLAGISLHQPELILMDEPSNHLDLSSRKKLYELIEDSNASMLIVSHDRTLLNLLDMTAELSPKGVQRFGGNYAEFAEQKDVEKNALDQQLQNKEKELRKARDKEREAAERQNKLNVRGKKKQEKAGVARIMMNTLRNKAEGSSAKLKSVHQEKIGGIRQELHDLRINLSELDQMKFGFDNSDTYTGKNLIDAQQINFSYDQEMLWSNDLSFKIYHGDRVGIYGDNGAGKSTLIKLLLNERQPGKGTIYRADFTSIYIDQDYSIIRSAKSIYEMAESFNQSGLQEHEIKIRLSRFLFGKESWGKSCAVLSGGERMRLLLCCLNISSKAPDIIMLDEPTNNLDIQNIEILSSALNDFQGTLLLISHDKVFMEELKIDKSINLN, encoded by the coding sequence ATGGTTATTTTACAGAACGCTACTTATATACATCCTAATAAAGATGTCCTATTTCAGGACCTACAATTCACGTTAAATAAACAAGAAAAGATTGCCCTCATTGGTCACAATGGCGTCGGCAAGTCTACCCTATTGAAAATTATCGCGGGAATTTTGCCCCTAAATAGCGGGCTACTATCTGTTGATGTAAGTCCCTATTATGTTCCGCAACTATTTGATGCGTACGAGCACTATAGCATTGCGAAGGCTTTAGGCATTGCTGAGAAGATCGACGCCTTACAAAAAATTACGGAGGGCGACGCTTCGATGGAGAACTTTGAGATCCTCAATGATGATTGGGATATCGAGGAGCGTGCGAGCTATGCACTTCAGGAATGGGGTATGGGAGACTTAGCATTATCAGTTCCTTTAAGCTCCTTGAGTGGCGGACAAAAGGTGAAGGTTTTTCTTGCCGGAATTTCGCTGCATCAGCCAGAACTAATATTGATGGATGAGCCTAGCAACCATTTGGATTTGTCTTCGCGCAAGAAGCTTTACGAGTTAATAGAGGATAGCAATGCCAGTATGCTGATCGTGAGCCACGACAGGACTTTGCTGAACCTATTGGACATGACGGCGGAGCTTAGTCCAAAAGGCGTTCAGCGTTTTGGGGGAAATTACGCAGAATTTGCCGAGCAAAAGGACGTAGAGAAGAACGCATTGGATCAGCAACTTCAGAACAAAGAAAAGGAGCTTCGCAAAGCGCGCGATAAGGAACGCGAAGCGGCGGAAAGGCAAAATAAGCTAAATGTCCGAGGTAAAAAGAAGCAAGAGAAGGCAGGCGTAGCGCGTATTATGATGAATACCTTGCGCAATAAGGCCGAGGGCAGCAGCGCCAAATTGAAGTCTGTACATCAGGAGAAAATTGGTGGTATTCGTCAGGAGCTTCATGATCTACGGATAAACCTCTCCGAGTTGGATCAGATGAAGTTTGGTTTCGACAATTCGGATACTTATACCGGGAAGAATCTTATCGACGCGCAGCAAATCAATTTCTCGTACGATCAAGAGATGCTATGGTCGAATGACCTTTCCTTTAAAATATATCATGGCGATCGCGTTGGGATCTATGGCGATAATGGCGCTGGTAAATCGACTTTGATAAAGCTTTTGTTGAATGAGCGGCAACCTGGTAAAGGAACAATTTACCGTGCAGATTTCACATCCATCTACATCGATCAGGACTACTCGATCATCCGGTCGGCGAAGAGTATTTACGAAATGGCCGAATCCTTTAACCAATCAGGTCTTCAGGAGCATGAAATCAAGATCCGCTTGAGCAGGTTTCTATTTGGGAAAGAATCTTGGGGAAAGTCCTGCGCGGTGTTGAGTGGCGGCGAACGCATGCGATTATTGTTATGTTGTCTGAATATCTCCAGCAAAGCGCCAGACATCATTATGCTCGACGAGCCGACGAACAACCTTGATATTCAAAACATTGAGATCTTATCATCTGCGCTAAATGATTTTCAAGGTACGCTATTATTGATTTCGCACGATAAAGTGTTTATGGAGGAGTTGAAAATCGACAAAAGCATAAATTTAAACTAG
- a CDS encoding alpha-ketoglutarate-dependent dioxygenase AlkB family protein, producing MRLFNNADPNKNWLPYDGTVNYYGVVIDDTAAFYQSLMQDIAWKNDEAMIFGKHILTKRKVAWYGDNAFEYTYSGILKRALPWNETLLRLKEIVEQVSGETFNSCLLNLYHDGSEGMAWHSDGEKDLKKNGAIASLTFGAERKFSFKHKESKEKVDLLLEDGSLLIMKDTTQTHWLHRLPPTKVTHGPRINLTFRTIEEV from the coding sequence ATGAGACTATTTAATAATGCAGATCCCAATAAGAATTGGCTTCCCTACGACGGTACGGTAAACTACTATGGGGTCGTAATCGATGACACCGCAGCATTTTATCAGAGTTTGATGCAGGATATTGCGTGGAAGAACGATGAGGCCATGATCTTTGGAAAACATATCTTAACGAAACGCAAAGTGGCCTGGTACGGCGACAATGCTTTTGAGTACACCTATTCGGGGATACTAAAGCGCGCCTTACCTTGGAATGAAACACTCCTGCGTTTAAAGGAAATCGTCGAGCAGGTTTCAGGTGAAACATTTAATTCCTGCCTCTTGAATCTTTATCACGACGGTAGCGAAGGCATGGCATGGCATAGCGATGGAGAGAAGGATTTGAAAAAAAATGGGGCTATCGCTTCCTTGACCTTTGGGGCAGAAAGGAAGTTCTCCTTTAAGCATAAAGAAAGTAAAGAGAAGGTCGATTTGCTGCTGGAAGATGGCAGCCTTTTGATCATGAAGGATACCACACAAACCCATTGGTTGCATCGATTGCCACCAACAAAGGTCACCCATGGCCCAAGAATTAACCTGACCTTTAGGACGATTGAGGAAGTATAG
- a CDS encoding bifunctional transcriptional activator/DNA repair enzyme AdaA has protein sequence MEKTQQAINYDRIAQAIQFIQDNFQRQPSLEEIAEHVHLSPFHFQRMFSEWAGTSPKKFLQYIQIDYAKKLLKEEQRTLFDTHILTGFSSTSRLHDLFVQIEGMTPAEYKHGGAGLRIAYSFQETPFGRCLVASTDKGICYMAFTDNEEDALQTLKSQFEKAEFVAEEKESHRQALTIFDPAAENPVDRIKLHLKGSPFQLKVWQALLEIPTGKLKTYKEIAEAIERPTASRAVGTAIGQNPIAYLIPCHRVIQTSGKFGSYRWDPLRKTAIIGWEIAKQKPAMSNETI, from the coding sequence ATGGAAAAGACACAACAAGCGATCAATTACGACCGTATCGCACAGGCGATACAGTTTATTCAGGATAACTTTCAGCGTCAGCCGAGCCTGGAGGAAATTGCTGAGCACGTACATCTGAGTCCCTTTCATTTTCAGCGGATGTTTTCTGAATGGGCCGGTACGAGTCCTAAGAAATTCCTACAATATATTCAGATAGACTACGCCAAGAAATTATTAAAAGAAGAACAACGCACCTTGTTCGACACCCATATCTTGACCGGATTTAGCAGCACCAGTAGATTGCACGATCTGTTTGTGCAGATCGAGGGCATGACGCCGGCGGAATACAAACATGGGGGTGCGGGTCTAAGAATTGCCTATAGCTTTCAGGAAACACCGTTCGGCCGTTGTTTAGTAGCTTCGACCGACAAGGGTATTTGCTATATGGCGTTCACCGACAACGAAGAAGATGCTTTACAGACATTGAAATCCCAATTCGAAAAGGCTGAATTTGTCGCTGAAGAGAAGGAAAGCCATCGTCAAGCCCTAACGATTTTCGATCCTGCAGCAGAAAATCCCGTGGATCGTATCAAATTGCATTTAAAAGGTTCCCCTTTTCAATTGAAAGTATGGCAAGCCTTATTGGAAATTCCAACTGGGAAACTCAAGACCTACAAAGAAATTGCGGAGGCAATCGAGCGGCCGACGGCATCAAGAGCCGTAGGTACAGCGATTGGTCAGAATCCTATTGCTTATTTAATTCCTTGTCACCGTGTGATTCAAACTTCAGGAAAATTTGGCAGTTACCGCTGGGATCCTTTACGCAAAACGGCAATCATCGGTTGGGAAATCGCAAAACAAAAACCCGCAATGAGCAATGAGACTATTTAA